From Armatimonadota bacterium:
ACAATTGTCGAAGTGAACGGGGTCAAGCCGACCAGTCGCTCTGTGCTGGAAGGTGCTCCTGGCACCGTGTTCGACATGAAGATCAAGGCTCTCAACGGAAAGACCCGGATGACGAAGGTGACCCGAGCGGCGTTCTCGACCCGTCCGCCAATCGAGCTCCGATGGATCAAACCGGACACGGCATATATCAAAATTTCATCGTTCGAAGGTGCAACCACAACGAATAAAGAGGCCGGATACAATGGCTCGCGAATGGCTACGCTCATGCAAGAGGTTAACGCCAAAGCCAAGTTCATGGTCCTGGACGTCCGCAACAACCCTGGTGGATTTGTGATGAGCATGCAAGACTGCGCCGGATTCTTTATCCCCAAAGACAAGCCGCTCGGCACCTGGTTGACCCGAAGTATCGTCAACCGGTTCGTAAAAGAAACCGGTAAATCAGCCAACGATTTTGCTGCATTGAGCGAGTGGTCTCCAGCAAAGATGTTCCCCGCCAAGAAGGACGTCGTGTTCACCGGCAAGTTGGCCGTTCTCGTAAACGGTGGCACGGGTAGCGCGGCTGAAATGATCTCCGCCTCACTACAAGAGCAAGCGGGCGCCAAGGTCTTTGGGACGAAATCGATCGGGATGGTGCTGGCCGCAGTGATCACTCCGCTAAAAGAAGGCTGGCAGATGATGATCCCAATTCAGGATTTCATCACTAGCAAGGGTGTGCGACTAGAAGGCCGCGGAGTGATTCCGGATACTGAAATCAAAACCGAACCAGATGGCGTCAAGGATCCTGCTTTGGATGCCGCCGTCAAGTGGCTAGGCTCGGCAAAGTCTTAAGGCTGGCCGAGCCCGGTCGGGGCTTTTGTCTTTCCAACGAATCCCATCAGCGTGATGAGCGTGATCAAATACGGCATCATGCTCCAAATCGCTGCGGGCAATTCAACGCCCATCACCGGACGACCTTGTAACTGGATTTGAACCGCTTCAAATGCGGCAAAGCCGATGCAGGCGATCGCCGTTTGAACGGGCCGCCAACCTCCGAGAATTAGCGCGGCCAAAGCGATGAACCCTCTACCGGCAGTCATCATGTCGGTGAAGTTGCCGCTATTGCTGACAATGAGGCAACCCGACAAGCCGGACAAAACTCCGGTCACAATCAGCGCCCGGAAACGCACGTCCAGCGGATTGATGCCACTTTGTCTGGATTTGCCGGGATGATTCCCGACCGCCAAAATGCGTAATCCAGCGCGAGT
This genomic window contains:
- a CDS encoding PDZ domain-containing protein, which gives rise to MNLAVRSTLLSLVVVASAQAAAPEISADQKSSLLEIISQRVTRMAFVPGADFSKWPDHLAKHKASIDSAQDNATFAVAVNEALGEFGFSHISVLTPASAEARSTGQQVGIGIYLEITPEGIKIKSVLPDSPADKAGLKPGETIVEVNGVKPTSRSVLEGAPGTVFDMKIKALNGKTRMTKVTRAAFSTRPPIELRWIKPDTAYIKISSFEGATTTNKEAGYNGSRMATLMQEVNAKAKFMVLDVRNNPGGFVMSMQDCAGFFIPKDKPLGTWLTRSIVNRFVKETGKSANDFAALSEWSPAKMFPAKKDVVFTGKLAVLVNGGTGSAAEMISASLQEQAGAKVFGTKSIGMVLAAVITPLKEGWQMMIPIQDFITSKGVRLEGRGVIPDTEIKTEPDGVKDPALDAAVKWLGSAKS
- a CDS encoding ABC transporter permease; translation: MLDQSFFTNLAVMASILMLAALGGLFSERSGVINIALEGKMLAGACFSALVSANSGNPLLGILAGVIAAIVLSLMHYALTQLYDLEHILAGMAINLLAFGVTNFVAKKFMETGPRATFYPVMIFAGLAMVATAISWFALYRTRAGLRILAVGNHPGKSRQSGINPLDVRFRALIVTGVLSGLSGCLIVSNSGNFTDMMTAGRGFIALAALILGGWRPVQTAIACIGFAAFEAVQIQLQGRPVMGVELPAAIWSMMPYLITLITLMGFVGKTKAPTGLGQP